Proteins encoded within one genomic window of Anas platyrhynchos isolate ZD024472 breed Pekin duck chromosome 28, IASCAAS_PekinDuck_T2T, whole genome shotgun sequence:
- the LOC113840601 gene encoding uncharacterized protein: protein MRQGRAAGLAALAAVLLVAVCRAQVQQEPWAETTEGTGINITCSHPNIQTGDYIYWYRHLPGQGPTFLVFGTRGSSALRDLPGWLVVAADRRSSALWLTEPRLRDAAVYYCALRATGRGAGAAAVQEPWRAGPGVCGGGEAGAQPPGGAAAPPARTTSSRSRGGSPASPAPPRHFGSAERVWSLGAAERRWHQPARDTATAGATWASWRCLEVPLQVGWQREATGDTYPLLGLPTCQKGPEEGSRQGRCRCPFALPLTRSCTEGLCGAVCTRNCHPGGTQRYSALQFLHQLLCSLHLLVPAAPDPVPSVLAAGEQVQASCAF, encoded by the exons AtgcggcagggccgggccgcAGGGCTGGCGGCGCTGGCCGCGGTGCTCCTGG TGGCTGTGTGCAGAGCCCAGGTGCAGCAGGAACCATGGGCAGAGACCACCGAGGGCACCGGCATCAACATCACCTGCTCACACCCCAACATCCAGACTGGTGACTACATCTACTGGTACCGCCATCTCCCGGGCCAAGGACCTACATTCCTAGTGTTCGGTACTAGAGGCTCCAGTGCACTGAGGGACCTGCCGGGGTGGCTCGTGGTGGCAGCAGACCGCCGGTCCAGCGCCCTGTGGCTCACCGAGCCCCGTCTTCGGGACGCGGCGGTGTATTACTGCGCCCTGAGAGCCACGGGGAGAGGAGCCGGGGCTGCGGCCGTGCAGGAACCGtggcgggcggggccgggcgtgTGTGGCGGGGGCGAGGCAGGGGCACAGCCCCCAGGGGGCGCTGCCGCTCCGCCCGCCAGGACCACCTCGTCCCGCAGCCGCGGGGGTTCCCCCGCCAGCCCGGCCCCTCCAAGGCACTTCGGTTCTGCTGAAAGGGTCTGGAGCCTGGGTGCAGCTGAACGGAGATGGCACCAGCCTGCCAGAGACACAGCCACAGCCGGAGCCACGTGGGCGTCCTGGCGTTGCTTGGAAGTCCCCTTGCAGGTTGGATGGCAGAGGGAGGCCACTGGGGACACTTACCCCTTGCTGGGGTTGCCCACCTGCCAGAAGGGGCCAGAAGAGGGAAGCAGACAGGGGCGATGTCGTTGCCCTTTTGCCTTACCGCTGACCAG GTCATGCACAGAAGGACTCTGTGGTGCAGTTTGCACAAGAAACTGCCATCCAGGTGGGACACAACGCTACTCTGCACTGCAATTTCTCCACCAGCTACTCTGCTCCCTACATCTTCTGGTACCAGCAGCGCCTGACCCAGTCCCCTCAGTTCTTGCTGCAGGTGAGCAAGTTCAAGCCTCATGTGCATTCTGA
- the LOC119713053 gene encoding feather keratin Cos2-3-like translates to MPLDMGQLRPTIKASPAPCSLIHFSGLLLVGNQVNLLPPDMSCYDQCRPCQPCGPTPLASSCNEPCVRQCQNSTIVIQPSPVVVTLPGPILSSFPQNTAVGSSTSAAVGSILSCDGVPINSGCCDLSCITSRYCGSRCRPC, encoded by the exons ATGCCTCTGGACATGGGGCAGCTAAGGCCCACTATAAAAGCCAGCCCAGCTCCGTGCTCTCTCATCCACTTCTCTGGCCTTCTTCTTGTTGGGAACCAG GTGAACCTCCTGCCCCCAGACATGTCCTGCTATGACCAGTGCCGGCCATGCCAGCCCTGCGGCCCGACCCCACTGGCCAGcagctgcaacgagccctgTGTCAGGCAGTGCCAGAACTCCACCATTGTCATCCAGCCCTCTCCCGTGGTGGtgaccctgcccggccccatcctcagctccttcccgcaGAACACGGCTGTGGGATCCTCCACCTCTGCTGCCgttggcagcatcctcagctgtgACGGAGTCCCCATCAACTCTGGGTGCTGTGACCTCTCCTGCATTACCAGCCGCTACTGTGGCAGCAGGTGCCGCCCCTGCTAA